Part of the Nothobranchius furzeri strain GRZ-AD chromosome 2, NfurGRZ-RIMD1, whole genome shotgun sequence genome, atgctggatggagACCTGCAGGACCAGGGCTGGAGAGGAAATGGTCATCAGACGTGTGGATGGATAAAACGGGAGAATGAAACCTGAAGCTGAGCTTTAGAATCATGTCAGGAGGGAAGCTGCTTTAGGATGAAaggttagggtgtgtgtgtgtgtgtgtgtgtgtgtgtgttagatggGTTGGCTGCAGCAGacctcttctcctcagctcaccaTTGGGGTTTCTACATAGCAACACCACTACAGGAGCAGCCACAATAAAACCGTCATTACCATGGAAACCAGTGCACAGGGAGAGACGCCAATGGCTTGTGTGAGACACATGCTAATAAACTAGCTTAGCTTTAGCTACGCCTGTTTAAAGCTAACCCAATGGTCCTCATGCAGGTCAGCAATGAAACAAAAGCCAATAGTCAGTAAAAGGAGATCAAAACATGTTTTATCATCACTAATAACCTGCAGGAACATCTCACATGTCCTCTTCCATCTCTGTGTGACTGAACTCACGACGGGATGTCCACCAGAACATCGATCCAACATGTCTGACCCCGCAGAGTCAGTGGGGCAAAACTCCATCACTCTGTTGCCATGGCGATAATCAGAAGCTCAGAGGATTACCTCGATGAGTGAGAAGCACTTAAATCACCAAGCGCACGCCGATGCAGCGCTGTCCTGACCCCAGAGCAGGTCCAGAATCATAAACCAGATGTTTTAGAGAAGACTCTGTTTTTTATGGAGTTTAGAGCTGCATCCACTAACCAGACGTGTCACAAAAAGCAGCTCCGTTCTAAATATTCAGGTCAGTGAAACAAAAAGAAAGCAACAAAAGAGGAAAGTTTGACAAATTCCTGCAGAGACGCAACAGCTTTAACTTCCACACACACTCATCAGGTGTTGCCTCACGTGAACGCTTCAGGCTCAGCGTTTGCGAAACAGAAGTGAGGCGTGCGAGAAATCACTCAGCTGATCTTTCTCAACGAGTTGTTTAGCAAAACAAACAGAGCTGTTAGGATTGGGGTCAGAGTTCAGCAGACCTGTAGGTGACCCAACCTAGCCAGGGTCACCATCCATATTTAGTCCTGCATAGAGACTTTGACCCAGAATCATCAGAAAACTGATCCAGCTCTGTGATGCAACAATAAAACTAAATCTGTTAGCTAGCAGGTCCAGTTATTTAGCAGGTCCAGTTAAGCTAGCAGGTCAAGTTCGCTAGCAGGTCCAGTTAGCTAGCAGGTCAAGTTATTTAGCAGGTCCAGTTAGCTAGCAGGTCAAGTTAGTTAGCTGGTCCAGTTAGTTAGCAGGTCCAGTTAGCTAGCAGGTCAAGTTAGCTAGCAGGTCCAGTTAGTTAGCAGGTCCAGTTAATTAGCAGGTCCAGTTAGTTAGCAGGTCCAGTTAGTTAGCAGGTCCAGTTAGCTAGCAGGTCAAGTTAGTTAGCAGGTCCAGTTAGCTAACAGGTCAAGTTAGTTAGCAGGTCCAGTTAGCCAACAGGTTGAGTTAGTTAGCAGGTCCAGTTAGTTAGCAGGTCCAGTTAGCTAACAGGTCAAGTTAGTTAGCAGGTCCAGTTAGCTAACAGGTCAAGTTAGTTAGCAGGTCCAGTTAGCTAACAGGTCCAGCCTCAGGGATTTACTTATTTTTACATTAATCTTGTTGGAAACTCAAATAAAAGCTCTAAAGTCTCACATCATCTTTTCCATCTAAAACCCGGTAACCAGCTGGTTAATAACTAATTAACCTAAACTAGTCCTAcatcctgcgatggactggctctctgtccagggtgtaccccgtctgattgcccattgaccgctggagataggcaccagccatcccccgcgaccctacatggacaaagcgggttcagacaatggatggatggatggatggatggatggatggatggatggatggatggatggatagatggatggatggatggatggatggatggatagtcctACATCCTCCCCAGGACCAGGTCATGTGCCCATAATGACTCCTGGTCCTGGTCCGGTTGGTGAGCAGAGAAAAAGGTCTAATAAACCAGAACACACACGGGGCAACGCTATCCACCTGCTGCTGACTCAACCCGACCCCCTGAGGAACAGCCGTCTCCTACCTGTCCAGCAGAGCTGCTGTCTCCAGGTGGACGGAGACACTCGGTGAAGGTCTTCATTGCTCTCTGCTTATCGCTGGTGTTTTCAGTTGTTCTAACGAGATGCTAGAGCCTAAAACTGATCCTAGAGCAGCTGATGggtttattttactgtaatgACCTCATGATGTCACGGTTACTGGTTGCTTTTAATGGAACGAGCTGTCGTGGACGTGAAAGCATCATAAAGATGATCATCAGAGTTTTTACAGGTTAAAAAAGTTCAAATCAAAGCTGGAATTGTAATAAGTTACATCTGTTCTGTAGTCTGGAGACACCTGACAATTCCTACCTGCCCCTGAACGCACCATCGATGTTAAAGTCAAACAAACGACAGTCAGGAGAAGCTAAAATATGATTCATCTTCCTCATGATGACATCAGAGAGCTGAAGTAGAGGAGCAGATGTGTCCATGAGTCCAGACAAAAGGTTCTGATGTCTGTCCTCTGCAACACACTCCAGCAAAGTGTTTCTCCTCTTCCCTCTATCGCTTTatcccttctcctcctcctctttcgtCATGGCCAAAACAGATTAAACACACACGCCCATGTGCATTATGGGAAAAATGCAGATTAGCGAAGCGCCTGGTGGGCAGAAAGGAGGGAGAGGAGCTCAAAGAACAGAAATGAGTTCAGTTTctgcccctgtgtgtgtgtgtgtgtgtgtgtgtgtgtgtgtgtgtgtgtgtgtgtgtgtgtgtgtgtgtgtgtgtgtgtgtgtgtgtgtgtgtgtgtgtgtgtgtgtgtgtgagattaccTCAGACATAAATTAAGACTGTGTTACCACTGCTGGACTTACACATCCTCAACACTAATCCTCTTACAAAGATAttttcacacagacacacacacacacacacacacacggactcacTTTAGTGTATTTAGTCGACCCGTCCGCGCTGTAGAGTCGGACCTCCATCCTGCTGTGACGATGCAGTTTGTAGTCGACACAGAAGCTGACTGAAGTTAGGAACTCGCCTCGTTTGGATCCCTGGAAGCACAGAGGAGATGCagcctcaccatccataaagtttCCTGTACTCAGTCAGAAATGGCTTGGTGGGCTCGACGGGACTTGTAGGTGACTCGtgctgactggttgtaactcagtgagGAATGATGATCCGACTGCCAGAAGTGTTGGGCAACTATAATAAATGTTGCCCACCTCTAAAGCAGTTTACATTGGTGTACAGGTTTTCTTGGTAGGAATTCATTCATTCAGTaaatttttcattcattcattcattctctgTGATTTTAGGATCCCGACTCACACTCCTCCCCAGTAGGTGGCGGTGATGCTCCTGCCATCAGGGTAAATTACTTTTACAACTGAGTTACTAACTCAGTTACTTTTGGGAAATAGTCATTTGTAATTGGAACTACTTTAACACAGATGGCGataagtgatgtcactgatcagcgccagaaagcgtccacagtaacattaataacattaaaagtgTTTATTCTGTCGTATATCATAATTTCATCCGTTCAGAGGACGAGTGCTgccgtgtgatgtaaaatgtggcattcaATGACCGGAAGAAGCTCCGTATTTTACagcgctctgtgagacaacaaggCCCCGTGAGTTGAGTCGATGAGGGGGAATGTCACCGTGTTTTCCACAGGTGGTGGTCAAttaacagctccgcccctctcttcacccgagtgtccaagacatgcggccgcagctcagataaaacaacaacaaagtcgatcatcgagctgtggcctaaggtatcctggtgccagtagcacatgtggacacctttatgtctgaacatggtgttcattatggacaatccatgactggcacagaagtccaataacaaaacaccgctcagattcagatcgggggggccgttcctcccaaccacacctctccaggtctcactgtcgttgcccacgtgagcgttaaagtcccccagcagaacgagggagtcaccggaaggagcgctctccagcacccccctccaaggtctccaaaaagggtgggtagtctgaactgtagtttggtgcataagcacagaccacagtcagaacccgtccccccacacgtaggcggagggaggctaccctctcgttcaccggggtaaaccccaacgtacaggcaccaagatgggggttaCCAGTACGCCCACCcctgctctgcgcctctcagtgggagcaactccagggtGGTAAagtgtccagcccctctcaaggatccggagccagagccatgcatccaggtgagtccgactatatctagtcagaaccgctcaacctcacacaccgactcaggctccttccccaccagagagccaGCTGCTGCAGCCGAGGATCACCTGTTCCATTTTTATGAACCCCAGCCCCACGGCAAATTTACACCTTATCAACGCAATAATTCACACAGCAAGGTGATGCACAGGGCTCTCGTGTGGATCTGCAGCTGCAGGGAGCAGGAACCTGTTCATCCGCCTGGCTCTCGTATCCAGTTTAGTCTCTTCAGCAGACACCGTCGTCCCTTAAGTCTCAGAGGCATTCATAGCCCCCACACCACTCTGAAACATCTGCAGCACCTACTCACGGTGGCAGCACCCATCTGTCTTCTACGTTTCTCTGAGTGCCTGCAGATGAAGAGTCCAGATTATTACATCTCCACAGCAGAACAGGGGGCCTTCACCTGGCTTACCCCATACAGGTGGGCAACACTCCTGTAGTCCCTGTTCTGCTGTTAGCAGAGACCAAGCCAGCGTACTTTCCCAGTCATTTTCCTCTCATCCCAGGAACGTTCCCAAACTCTCCCAGTGCAGCTACAGGTTCCTACAGGAACCAGGACGCGATCCAAAAGGTGCAAATATCCGCACAAGCCTGGAGAAACGTGGACTTTGACATACTTATGAGGCTCTTAAggactaagtgtgtgtgtgtgtgtgtgtgtgtgtgtgtgtgtgtgtgtgtgtgtgtgtgtgtgtgtgtgtgtgtgtgtgtgtgtgtgtgtgtgtgtgtgaacactcGTACCTTAACTGTTTGAGTGCCGCAGTGCTGCCTGACATTGTAAGCATCAACCACAGAAACATGAACCTGAACTCTGGTTGCCGTGGAAACCACACCTTGACACTCTGCAAAACAGACAATCAATTAATTTACTGAGTTTAAGCAAAATAAATTATAAAAGTAGtaattatctgtgtgtgtgtgtgtgtgtgtgtgtgtgtgtgtgtgtgtgtgtgtgtgtgtgtgtgtgtgtgtgtgtgtgtttaacaacATACCAACCATCAGGTTCAGTGTAGACTCTTGAACAGCAACTTGGGCTCCACCTTGAGGCCAGAAAACAACATTACATCAACAGCCAGACTAGAGACACATTTGCAGAttaatagttattattattattgttattattactattagtaataataataataatgataataataataataataataataataataatatatttgtTTAAGTGAGGTTTTCACACTCTACAAGGCTTCCTTAAATAAACAGGATACCGCTTTCCATCCCCGGAGCGCTTCTTCTCTCTGAAGGTTTCCAGATGTTTGACATCTGGGTGGAAACATCAGCTGACAGCAGTTCACCCTCagcttcatcctcctcctccccaCAACCCTTCAGTCCTCTTCATCATCAGCGTCCATCTTTATACTAAATAAACAGGTGGCGAGACAAATATGTGACTCCTGTAGAAATGATCCCGCGGACGCATCTTCGTGATGTTCTGATACTAAAATCTCATCAGCTGTGATTTTATAAACTTCTGTTAGCTGCAGGTGAGCTAATGCAGGTGAGCTGCAGGTGACAGGAAAGAGAACCCCCCAAAAAACAACAAACACTTGATAAAGTTATATCGTGTACTATAGAATGTACAAAAATTCACTTCTTACCGTTTCCGGCTTATTCGCAGCGGACTTCACACCGAAGAGGGGAAAACAGTCACGCAAGATATCGCGAGAGCTGCAACGTCGTAGTTTGTTCTGTTCGATTAGACAGAGCTGTTGTTTGAACCAGATTTGAACtcgactcgcggtcacgtggttcgcGGTGGAGCATTGCAATTCTGGttctatttttcttctttttccgcAAGATGGCGCCATATCtcaaaaacatgaaaaatgatAGAAAACCAGCTGAATAAACAGTTTGTTTACATTTAACCCCGCCACAGACGGTCAGACCATAATTATGTTAAATATTTAACATTTTATCGTCTTTTTCTGAATGTTTTAGTGTTCAGATTCTGAAGTTTGTTCAACTATTAATATTTTAAGGTAGGATAATTTTTCTTAGATGTTTCCGCTGCTTTGCATCAGTCAGCAGCAGTGACAGACACCGACAGGATGTTGAAGGCAGCAGCTCTCGGGTTCTTGCTCTGTGAGTGACTTTTTATCctattttaatgtttaatgcacTTTACAGTCATGTAATAACAGAAAAAGTGTAAAATACTATGAAATTAACACATTTTCTATTTCATTTTAGAAGATTTGGTTGTTTATTGTATTAATATGtgattaaataaaatgttttaatattCAAATAACAGCAAGAGAAAATCTGTTGTGTAAAGTTACACCAgttaaaaatagtttttacaTGAAACATCTTGAGAATGACCTAATAATAATCTCATTAAATATGCCTCTAACCCTTGCTTTAGCCACCTGAACTGGTCCCAGATGGTAGTTTTATACAGGTTTTGTCCTAATTATGGAATCAGAATCAGAGTCATGTTTTATTGCCAAGTAAGTGAGTCTCACGTCACAAGGAATTTACTCTGATGGAAGGATTCAAACATATAAGTGAAGCATGTGAAAAATAGGATGAATAATAAACATAAGAATTTTTAGGGTAaattagaaataataattaatgattaTCCTTCGGGTTTTCAGCTTCTTTTAAAGAAGGAGATAAACTCAGATGTTTTCTTTCTAACCTATATTGTGTTCTTGTCTGGTTCAGTGCTGATGCTGATGGATGGCGATGAAGCAGCAGGTAGGATCACTGTCAGCAGGTATAAAGTTAACTCATTCTGGTACATTAAAATCCTGCTTTGTTTCTCCTCTAGTCTTCGTGTCGGTTTCTCCCAGACAACTCCAGTTCTTCAAATACGATCATTTTTGTGTGAGCTGTGAGGGCGAGAAggacatggatggatggagagtAATACAGAGGAGGAGGGATGGAAAGGTGTGCTCAGAGCCAGTCTCATCGCTGATTCTGAGCGGTTTTATGGTCAGTGTGTTTGTAATCTACATTTCTCCTCAGGTGCACCAACACATGACCCCGCTCTGCGTCTCCGCTGCCTTCCCAGAAACACACAGCGGCACGTActggtgtgaaactggactagGAGCCAACAGCAGCGACATCATCATCAATATAACAAGTATGAACTCCTTTACTGGATCAAACCAGCTCACAGAATCTACTCAGTCCTAATTACAAAGACATGTACAAAATAAAGatgctgaagcttggtttatgcttgacgcattcactttccgcgcggtgatgcggctcgcggatggaacgcgcttcacaactcgcagcgtttatggttcgtgcggctcgtctctgcggtgagccaatattctcccaaactgtagggggcagcatggagctctacggcatgcatccaacactacaccatagtagaagtagaaatgactgtttacaacatggcatttcagcatttttaacagcgtcctcgtcttttccgacagtgcgagctatttctctccaagaattattaacaacatgttgatcacggtgatctctgagagctgaatcatacaaatgtctgtatttacaaacctctgccatactagttcttgctggtccgccatgtttttccgcgtccgtccgtccgcgtggttagaaattttccgaggtgcgcgttgcggaaattctgggccgtgcggaggcgtggtggaggggcgtggttgttaaaatgacgcaaaatgacgcaacttttccgcgcggagccgtgcggacctcgcggacgcgtcaagcataaaccaaccttaacaagCTAAAGGGAGATCATGAGTCTGATAGTTCCTCAGGGAACCATGTTTGGTCCTCGATCATTCAGCAGAATATCcattcccagtgagtcgtggaggatggctgcttacactgagccaggatcctctggaggttacttcctgttaaaagggagatttcctctccactatcgctaaatgcttgcttagtatgaggattgctcaaAAGACATTGacgctagtcagtgacttgatgcaatttgctggattcCTTGTGTAGAaaattttttactgattggcttcatgaactgacctgcactggaatgtttactatgtaaagtcttgttgtgatttggtgctatataaataaacttgaattgatatCAAGCTCGTTCTGTTTACGGTTTAAACACGACTCTTTTGTTCAGCCGGTTCTGTGATCCTGGAGAGTCCGGCGGTTCCAGTGACAGAAGGAGACAGCGCGACTCTGATCTGCAGAAGTAAAAGTCCTGGCATGACAGAGTTCTACAAAAATGACGTCCTTATCAACAACGGCATCGAAGGAAGCATGACTCTCCTTGATGTCTCTGTGTCCGACCAGGGGCGGTACAGGTGTAAGGTCCGCAGGTCGGGAGAGTCCCCAGAGAGCTGGCTGACCGTCAGAGGTGAGCAAAGAGGTTACATTCTGCTTTTAGAGGAACAGGCTAATCACTGTCAGATAAAAACGTCACTCTTCACACTCATTAAAAGCGAAACGCTCAACGGAAAGCAGACCGTTTGGGTTTGCCCACTCGTGGCTGGGCTGTGGTTGGTAAAAATTAAAAAATCTAAACATCCTGGACTTTGACCTGTTTCTGTTGCTgctacagaaacagacgaactaaTAAACCAGAGGATCTGACACCTGAGAAAGAACAAATCTAGTCTCTGAGGTTATGAATCAGATCAGTAGAAGCTGAGGGTTAGGGTCGAAGCATCTCGGATTACCACAAACATGGATCCTTTTGCTTTGCAGCCCTTTCACCTCCTCACCAGGAGCAatcggctcctctgctgtccgtcTTCACGCTGGTACGTCTCCTGATAGTTGGAGCTCCTTACCTGCTGTCCACCATCATCCTGGGACTCATCTACCAGGACAGGAGGAGCGAGCGGAGAGGTGAGctcatgtaaacacactcattaGTGTTAGCCCTGCTGTCACTGCTCCTTAATCACAAAACCACATTGTTGTGCTGTTTCTCCTCTTTGCAGCGCTGCAGGCCAGCTGGGCCAGAGGAGCACGCCGCAAAGTCACCATGCAGATAATTACTTAACAAATACTATGTTACTTATATACACTTAATGTTTTTGATGTCTGGTTTAAATAACATAATAAATACTTTGACATGTGctgcctttgaactgcagctgaactCGTGTTTATCACCAGGTCGTCGGTCCTTTGTTCTGTCCGTGGAGACGAAGACACAGGAAGTGTGGGGGTGTTATACAAGACCAGTCTGGATTTTCATGTTTGGTGTGAGTGGCTAAAGCCATCCATCAAACACTTGGTCTGTTTTCCTATGAGTCCAGATGGTGGCGATGCACCAAAAATCTGTAAAAGCTGGCTTAAACAGCCATTATTTTGGGCTTTTACATAACAAtgttcccaccaccaccatcttaACCGTGTTATGCGGCTCCTCACTTctggaaaataaaagaaaagcgaggctgtgagggtgggggcagatgactgacacccatcaaactctaAACTgcatgtagctacgagctaactgagctaactgaagctaacagAGATTAGTGGGTGTTTTTAGCCAGAAGAAGATCGTGGTTGAGTTACTCTGCTATCGTCTGCCTTCTGGGCTGTAACAGTTTTAACGTGAGGCCGAGGCTGAGACCTTTCCTAGGTGAAGCAGGAGGCAAGCCGCTAGCGCCAATTGCTCATCTGTTACTtgtcaatcaaatggacatgCCCCTAATTATTCATAAGCTTTAAGTGCTGGAAGGATattcatttctgctgtgaagttgcaatttttaacatgggagtcaatgagaacttgctcctttctggagccagcccctagtggaggaGGGTGGAACTGCACGTGTGTCACTTCCGCATTGGTTTCCACTTTGAGAAGTCAGAGATTCCCCCTGTGACCCACTCAATGATTACATAGTAATGAGGGACATCCTAAGGGTAAAATCCAGTTCAGTTCTGCAGATTAAACTCTTCTTCAGGAACACCGGACAGGGATCCTGTTTTAGTGAGAAAATAATATTTAACATAGTCAAAACCTCCAAAAAGTTCCTCAGAAATGTTCTGATTAGTCTAATCATCATTAAGCTTTTTAGGCTGAACGAGGCtggatgtgttgctttttgagatcttttagcctgctTCTTGTTGTCAGACAGGTTCCATTTAAGGGCTTTATTAAGTCCACAGGTCTAGTAGCGATCAGGTCTACGAGTGCTGGTAGCTAACTATTTGCAGTGTTAAATCTACAGGTCCCAGCAGCTTTAACTAAGTCGTCATTCCCGTTTGGTTAATCAAACAATTAAAAAATGAATTTAGACACGAATTAGCCAAACCTACCTACTCCGTTCAGTCTTGTTAAACCTTTTTTAAAACTGAAAATTCTGTTTCTCTTGAGCACCTAAATGCACCATCATTGTAATATCTGTCGTGAAAGAGGGAAGTGGTGAACCAGTTTTACGTG contains:
- the LOC107376858 gene encoding sialoadhesin isoform X1, with protein sequence MLKAAALGFLLLLMLMDGDEAAVFVSVSPRQLQFFKYDHFCVSCEGEKDMDGWRVIQRRRDGKVCSEPVSSLILSGFMVSVFVIYISPQVHQHMTPLCVSAAFPETHSGTYWCETGLGANSSDIIINITTGSVILESPAVPVTEGDSATLICRSKSPGMTEFYKNDVLINNGIEGSMTLLDVSVSDQGRYRCKVRRSGESPESWLTVRALSPPHQEQSAPLLSVFTLVRLLIVGAPYLLSTIILGLIYQDRRSERRALQASWARGARRKVTMQIIT
- the LOC107376858 gene encoding low affinity immunoglobulin gamma Fc region receptor III-A isoform X2, whose product is MLKAAALGFLLLLMLMDGDEAAVFVSVSPRQLQFFKYDHFCVSCEGEKDMDGWRVIQRRRDGKVHQHMTPLCVSAAFPETHSGTYWCETGLGANSSDIIINITTGSVILESPAVPVTEGDSATLICRSKSPGMTEFYKNDVLINNGIEGSMTLLDVSVSDQGRYRCKVRRSGESPESWLTVRALSPPHQEQSAPLLSVFTLVRLLIVGAPYLLSTIILGLIYQDRRSERRALQASWARGARRKVTMQIIT